One Paenarthrobacter aurescens TC1 DNA window includes the following coding sequences:
- a CDS encoding hypothetical protein (identified by Glimmer2; putative) translates to MSGTISGLPVHATAGARLGHNRITHTAIRTTLEALTARAFRVDRSNVSAELKDDAGKLGVSVSVKLALPPLLEPRIGSGTVFDMAQSARADVVSRGVELTGLEIGRVDIRLVGGHQEQQRKRRVA, encoded by the coding sequence ATGAGCGGGACCATTTCCGGCCTACCGGTCCATGCCACTGCCGGAGCCCGGCTGGGCCACAACCGCATCACCCACACTGCGATTCGAACCACCCTGGAGGCGCTCACCGCCCGCGCCTTTCGGGTGGACAGGAGCAACGTGTCGGCAGAGTTGAAGGACGACGCCGGAAAGCTCGGGGTCAGCGTCTCGGTCAAGTTGGCACTCCCGCCGCTCCTGGAGCCGCGCATCGGTTCAGGCACGGTCTTTGACATGGCACAGTCTGCCCGCGCTGACGTTGTGTCCCGCGGTGTGGAACTGACCGGATTGGAAATCGGCCGGGTAGACATCCGCCTCGTCGGCGGCCACCAGGAACAGCAAAGGAAAAGGAGGGTGGCATGA
- a CDS encoding hypothetical protein (identified by Glimmer2; putative), with the protein MSKDPAVRRLVRRETHSSRAVPSIVAASILLVAFLWLTLEFILWLLKDQPLLASPAQLFRWLLELPRTTIPLGMTGAGAGLVLLGLVLLGLALGKGRKRRRAFGSDRAAVVVDDEVVAAAVSGKVRLAAGLSPGQATTTVSARSVLIRVRPTSGHPLVGEDIRAVADSELASYGLGRKVMTNVQILHEGAVGQ; encoded by the coding sequence ATGAGCAAGGATCCAGCAGTCCGGCGTCTGGTCCGCAGGGAAACGCACTCTTCCAGGGCGGTCCCGTCCATAGTGGCTGCTTCGATCCTGCTTGTTGCTTTCCTTTGGCTGACACTCGAATTCATCCTATGGCTGCTCAAGGACCAGCCCTTGCTGGCCAGCCCTGCCCAGCTCTTCCGGTGGCTTTTGGAACTTCCCCGCACCACGATCCCGCTGGGCATGACAGGGGCCGGCGCCGGACTTGTACTCCTGGGGCTGGTGCTTCTCGGACTCGCTCTGGGGAAGGGACGCAAACGTCGCCGGGCTTTTGGCAGCGACCGCGCGGCAGTAGTGGTGGACGACGAAGTAGTCGCGGCAGCCGTCTCCGGCAAGGTAAGGCTGGCTGCCGGTCTTTCGCCTGGACAGGCGACCACCACCGTCAGCGCGCGCTCCGTCCTCATCCGGGTACGTCCGACGTCGGGCCATCCGCTGGTGGGCGAGGACATCCGGGCAGTTGCCGACAGCGAACTGGCCTCCTACGGACTGGGACGCAAAGTAATGACCAACGTCCAGATACTGCACGAAGGAGCGGTCGGGCAATGA
- a CDS encoding hypothetical protein (identified by Glimmer2; putative): protein MRNTNRALNRSLLSLLGIVLLGAGAALIAAGTLPGAAELWATTASSIRDNARNLTSTATLPEPVRSWWMVAGVAVLLAGAGLGAAWLASQGGGRTPRLAEHSDGMAGRTVIDAGLVSAAVREALAGHPDVLATSVSAWESPRGTALRLRLEARKGASPKDLTDTAEQLLQQLDAWLGRPMPVLVRITSGTRTQVSGTRRAR, encoded by the coding sequence ATGAGGAACACCAATCGGGCGCTCAACCGCAGCCTTCTCTCCCTCTTGGGCATCGTCCTGCTGGGCGCCGGCGCCGCACTCATCGCGGCCGGAACCCTCCCCGGCGCGGCAGAGCTGTGGGCCACCACAGCATCTTCGATACGGGACAACGCACGCAATCTGACAAGCACCGCGACGCTGCCGGAACCCGTCCGAAGCTGGTGGATGGTGGCGGGTGTAGCCGTGCTGCTGGCAGGTGCCGGACTCGGTGCAGCATGGTTGGCCTCCCAAGGGGGCGGCCGGACACCGCGTCTGGCCGAGCATTCAGATGGCATGGCCGGCCGCACCGTGATAGATGCCGGGCTGGTCTCCGCCGCCGTCCGTGAAGCCCTTGCCGGTCACCCCGACGTGCTGGCGACTTCAGTCTCCGCATGGGAATCACCGCGAGGCACGGCACTCCGGCTCCGCTTGGAAGCACGCAAAGGAGCGTCCCCCAAGGACCTCACGGACACGGCAGAACAGCTCCTCCAACAACTGGATGCCTGGCTGGGACGTCCAATGCCCGTCCTGGTCCGAATTACCAGCGGCACCCGCACACAAGTGTCCGGAACAAGACGCGCCCGGTAA
- a CDS encoding hypothetical protein (identified by Glimmer2; putative), with protein MSLIPMVFPFLFGALHCFFSVHCTVVPCVTYVKALEL; from the coding sequence TTGTCGCTGATTCCCATGGTGTTCCCTTTTCTTTTCGGTGCACTGCACTGTTTCTTTTCGGTGCACTGCACTGTGGTGCCCTGCGTGACTTACGTGAAAGCCTTGGAGCTGTGA
- a CDS encoding putative RNA polymerase sigma (70) factor (identified by match to protein family HMM PF04542; match to protein family HMM TIGR02937) — translation MTGSPPAQHNVAQQHLDLVPDALLAGRAADGDTAAFEALARRYGPLMRATARRLTGTMADADDVVQETLMQAWKQLDSLREPAAVKGWFLRIVATRSIDHLRKRRSHEALDDMENRNGAPGGPRTQDPESSAVNASRVAALKSALAQLPEEQRRCWVLKEFNEMSYEEIALTLNISPTSVRGRLARARIALARTMEEWR, via the coding sequence GTGACTGGTTCACCCCCGGCGCAGCACAACGTGGCGCAGCAGCACCTGGACCTCGTACCGGATGCGCTGCTGGCCGGCCGCGCAGCAGATGGTGATACTGCCGCCTTCGAAGCACTCGCCCGACGCTACGGCCCCTTGATGCGGGCAACGGCGCGCCGCCTGACCGGCACAATGGCTGACGCCGATGACGTGGTCCAGGAAACGCTGATGCAGGCTTGGAAACAGCTGGACAGCCTCCGGGAACCCGCTGCCGTCAAGGGCTGGTTTCTTCGCATCGTGGCTACCCGCAGCATCGACCATCTGCGGAAGCGCCGCAGCCATGAGGCTTTGGATGACATGGAAAACCGCAACGGCGCCCCTGGCGGACCAAGAACGCAGGATCCGGAAAGCAGCGCCGTCAACGCTTCGCGGGTGGCCGCATTAAAGTCGGCGCTCGCGCAGCTTCCCGAGGAACAACGGCGGTGTTGGGTACTGAAGGAATTCAATGAGATGAGCTATGAGGAGATTGCGCTGACATTGAATATCAGCCCGACCAGCGTCCGCGGCCGTCTGGCCCGGGCACGGATTGCCCTTGCACGCACAATGGAGGAGTGGCGATGA
- a CDS encoding hypothetical protein (identified by Glimmer2; putative) produces the protein MKIPGDTLECGHSLAELSTYLDTGEIEDPTHVEGCPECQSGLAALRRLSELGSELLTSDVADAGSGNDDWMQSILDNLRLELRPGRIIPLRPGNPMDSLGETEGSVSALIRSVADALPGTAVGRCRLNGDVTVPGAGITVEVDLAVVFGHSIEERAATLRDELAEVLAVQTELNIQSINITVTDVLEPPAPARHTTPTTEEQP, from the coding sequence ATGAAAATCCCCGGCGACACCCTGGAGTGCGGGCACAGTCTCGCGGAACTGAGCACCTACTTGGACACGGGAGAGATTGAGGATCCCACCCATGTGGAGGGTTGCCCCGAGTGCCAGTCGGGATTGGCCGCACTGCGGAGACTCTCCGAACTTGGCAGCGAATTGCTGACATCCGATGTTGCCGATGCCGGATCCGGCAACGACGACTGGATGCAGTCCATCCTGGACAACCTTCGCTTGGAACTTCGGCCGGGACGCATCATCCCCCTCCGTCCCGGAAACCCCATGGACTCCCTCGGGGAGACGGAAGGCTCAGTGTCGGCCCTGATCCGTTCAGTGGCCGACGCCCTCCCCGGAACAGCCGTTGGCAGGTGCCGCCTGAACGGCGATGTCACAGTGCCAGGTGCCGGCATCACCGTGGAGGTGGACCTGGCGGTGGTCTTCGGACATTCCATCGAAGAGCGCGCCGCAACCCTGCGCGACGAGCTGGCTGAGGTCCTGGCCGTCCAGACGGAACTGAATATCCAATCGATCAACATCACCGTAACTGACGTGCTGGAGCCACCCGCCCCTGCCCGGCACACCACACCCACCACGGAGGAACAGCCATGA
- a CDS encoding hypothetical protein (identified by Glimmer2; putative), whose product MTEPAETANHSHAVISADVAKELLGIVQAVAGVVSVYPAQPLWQSIAGAAVAAITGEALPLIGVTVSPDGVAVKARIGVGTVRPAPEVAREAAAAVRQHLHPASAAVEILVVKIGP is encoded by the coding sequence ATGACGGAGCCTGCGGAAACTGCCAACCACTCCCACGCCGTCATCTCAGCTGACGTGGCCAAGGAACTGCTCGGCATTGTCCAGGCGGTGGCAGGAGTGGTGTCGGTCTACCCAGCCCAGCCCCTGTGGCAGTCCATTGCCGGGGCAGCGGTGGCGGCAATCACGGGAGAGGCTCTTCCGCTGATCGGCGTAACGGTCAGCCCGGACGGCGTGGCAGTCAAGGCCAGGATCGGCGTGGGCACCGTCCGTCCCGCGCCGGAAGTAGCCCGCGAAGCAGCCGCTGCCGTCCGTCAGCATCTGCACCCCGCATCAGCCGCCGTCGAGATCCTGGTGGTCAAAATAGGTCCGTAG
- a CDS encoding putative ribose/arabinose operon repressor, lacI-family transcriptional regulator (identified by match to protein family HMM PF00532; match to protein family HMM PF08220): protein MLAEDRQQLILRELALHGSLNAGEFAAKLGTSGMTVRRDLAVLAEQGLLERVHGGAIAVGGKPTASPSAQPSTSWRPGGRRPLATIGMIVPSASYYFPGVIRGAEAAAQESGVRLVLGVSNYSGAEERRQLRRLYEHGVDGILVTPSEQSLAGTETLDLLAEAEVPVVVVERSIDDALDHGRLESVRSDHVRGSEIAVNHLLGLGHRKIAICLRENSPTAPQLIDGFHVAMQRAGHARDDSMVRAMSRAQNDPQAHRELVDGILNWCADYEVTAVVVHTDEDALQFVSACLERQIRVPEDFAIVSYDDEIAALGAVPLTAVAPPKYDVGHQALVMCLNRIGGKRGSTSALQRVNLSPALVVRDSTQP, encoded by the coding sequence ATGCTTGCCGAGGATCGTCAACAGCTCATCCTCCGAGAACTGGCCCTCCACGGCTCCCTGAATGCCGGCGAATTCGCGGCCAAGCTTGGAACGTCGGGGATGACAGTGCGGCGCGATTTGGCGGTGCTTGCGGAGCAGGGGCTGCTGGAGCGGGTCCACGGCGGTGCCATCGCAGTCGGGGGAAAGCCCACGGCCAGTCCAAGCGCTCAGCCGTCAACGTCGTGGCGTCCGGGCGGAAGGCGGCCCTTGGCGACGATCGGCATGATCGTACCGTCGGCGTCGTACTATTTCCCGGGCGTGATCCGCGGTGCCGAAGCGGCCGCGCAGGAATCCGGGGTGCGGTTGGTGCTGGGGGTTTCCAACTATTCGGGCGCCGAAGAGCGGCGGCAGTTGCGCAGACTCTACGAACACGGTGTGGACGGCATCCTGGTCACGCCAAGTGAGCAGTCGTTGGCCGGCACTGAGACCTTGGATCTGCTCGCGGAGGCTGAGGTTCCCGTGGTGGTGGTGGAGCGTTCAATCGACGACGCCCTGGACCACGGCCGGCTCGAATCGGTGCGGAGCGACCATGTCCGCGGCTCGGAGATCGCAGTCAACCACCTGCTGGGGCTTGGGCATCGGAAGATCGCGATTTGCCTTCGCGAGAACAGCCCCACCGCGCCGCAGCTGATCGATGGCTTCCATGTGGCAATGCAGCGGGCCGGGCATGCGCGCGACGATTCGATGGTCCGCGCCATGTCCCGCGCCCAAAACGATCCGCAGGCCCACCGTGAGCTGGTGGACGGGATCCTGAACTGGTGTGCCGATTACGAGGTGACTGCCGTGGTTGTTCATACCGACGAGGACGCGCTCCAGTTTGTGAGCGCTTGCCTGGAACGCCAGATACGCGTCCCGGAGGACTTTGCGATCGTCTCCTACGACGACGAGATCGCAGCCCTTGGCGCTGTCCCGCTCACCGCTGTGGCACCACCGAAGTACGACGTCGGCCACCAGGCTTTGGTGATGTGCCTCAACCGGATCGGCGGCAAGCGTGGAAGCACGTCCGCGTTGCAGCGCGTGAATCTCTCCCCGGCGCTGGTGGTGCGGGACTCGACGCAACCGTAG
- a CDS encoding putative extracellular solute-binding lipoprotein (identified by match to protein family HMM PF01547), with the protein MKRRQLLLGAVSLMASAALVTGCGSTPAATPTPTLTEDPSGTITFWSSMAGMDKVAEAFNASQSKIKVNFETIPNGGAGGYAKLSTAITAGNGPDVATIEYPQLPQFVSNGQLQPLDGYINKAETVDKLTDETKALVQFGDQTYALPYDAAPMIMWYRKDMLDKAGVSTPKTWQEFEEAGKKIKAVAPEAHLASFNPNEAALTAALSWQAGAKWFGTEGDSWKIGVNDQATKKVGTYWQKLIDQKIVKVQQSFSDEWSADLASGAVVGVLGANWSATGIQKRTEASGQKGQWIAAEVPNWGSPADAFYGGSSFNITKSSKNPAAAAKFIEFLATSKDAITARGNTGSAYLAFPGLTPVAQEAFDASYFGNDIYSVFDKAYASITPGWQWGPNWDITNTALKDAYGTLTSGGKVLDAVDTAQGATVAGLKQNGLSVKE; encoded by the coding sequence ATGAAGCGTCGCCAGCTTCTGCTTGGAGCAGTCAGCCTCATGGCCAGTGCTGCCCTCGTCACCGGCTGTGGGAGTACCCCGGCAGCCACGCCAACCCCCACTCTCACCGAAGACCCCAGCGGCACCATCACTTTCTGGTCCTCCATGGCCGGGATGGACAAGGTGGCCGAGGCGTTCAACGCCAGCCAGAGCAAGATCAAGGTCAACTTCGAGACCATCCCCAACGGCGGGGCCGGCGGGTACGCCAAGCTCTCCACCGCGATCACAGCAGGCAACGGCCCGGACGTTGCCACCATCGAATACCCGCAGCTGCCGCAGTTCGTCAGCAACGGCCAACTGCAGCCGCTGGACGGATACATCAACAAAGCCGAAACCGTGGACAAGCTCACGGATGAGACCAAGGCATTGGTGCAGTTCGGCGATCAGACCTACGCCCTTCCCTACGATGCCGCCCCCATGATCATGTGGTACCGCAAGGACATGCTGGACAAGGCCGGTGTCTCCACGCCCAAGACCTGGCAGGAATTTGAAGAAGCGGGCAAGAAGATCAAGGCAGTTGCCCCGGAAGCACACCTCGCCAGCTTCAACCCTAACGAGGCCGCGCTGACTGCGGCTCTCTCCTGGCAGGCCGGTGCCAAGTGGTTCGGCACAGAAGGTGATAGCTGGAAGATCGGCGTCAACGACCAAGCAACCAAGAAGGTGGGCACCTACTGGCAGAAGCTGATCGACCAGAAGATCGTCAAGGTTCAGCAGTCCTTCAGCGACGAGTGGTCCGCAGATCTGGCGAGTGGCGCCGTCGTGGGTGTCCTGGGTGCCAACTGGAGCGCAACCGGCATCCAGAAGCGTACGGAAGCAAGCGGCCAGAAGGGGCAGTGGATCGCTGCCGAGGTGCCCAACTGGGGCTCACCCGCGGACGCGTTCTACGGCGGTTCCAGCTTCAACATCACCAAGAGCAGCAAGAACCCGGCAGCCGCCGCCAAGTTCATCGAGTTCCTGGCCACCAGCAAGGACGCCATCACCGCCCGCGGAAACACCGGCTCCGCCTACCTCGCCTTCCCCGGCCTGACCCCGGTTGCGCAGGAGGCATTCGACGCCAGCTACTTCGGCAACGACATCTACTCCGTCTTCGACAAGGCCTACGCCTCGATCACGCCGGGATGGCAGTGGGGTCCCAATTGGGACATCACCAACACCGCTCTCAAGGACGCCTACGGCACGCTGACCAGCGGCGGCAAGGTGCTGGACGCCGTTGACACGGCCCAGGGCGCCACGGTGGCCGGACTCAAGCAGAACGGCCTCTCCGTCAAGGAGTAG